The Oryzias melastigma strain HK-1 linkage group LG6, ASM292280v2, whole genome shotgun sequence genome includes a window with the following:
- the LOC112141155 gene encoding receptor-type tyrosine-protein phosphatase zeta isoform X1 has protein sequence METPRGCWLLLTAQLLLGCQQAEAYTHRNPRKFSEDIDWSYAGTLNQNNWAKKFPSCSNAKQSPINIDESLSQVKQQFQKLTMDGWEGLTGDGTDMKNDGKTVAIDVDGDFYLSGGGLRSKFKVGRITFHWGRCNTSSEGSEHSLDGVKYPLEMQIFCYDDTQFISLDESIKTRGRITALAVLIETRPEDNMNFAPIIDGVLSVSRYGKNGRVSPFTLQGLLPNSTEKYFTYNGSLTTPPCLDTVEWIVFKNPAAISEQQLEVFCEVMTMQQAGYVMLMDYLQNNYREQQEQFVGQVFSSYTGVEEISTPVCSCEPENLQATPLNVSSVLVTWERPRAVYDSFINMYSVTYRLADEEDSELFRYLTDGDQDVGAILDDLLANRSYDVQVMAICSNGQKGRVSNLLRVMAPLDSPENSPELEYEEYEEDLLRSELSWNELHQPKTDDLHWGPLRSTTASPPLPENKVTAAAPESTTDSGQAPPTSEDTPHRPPESSTPSYTDAETLGVRPDDSSDGGTLTPPSSADGLWYITVPHAGAADTSPSAFIHGYGDGDLSPRATLEPTEAPPPSTRTRTSSSLPVSAPDSVLLRGVLLQPTQLPSNGEPSSVFTPSSSSAPPLLDPSPALSTRLLDPSVLWGVFSASALDSQHAASAHLPSKDPAPPSTLSASPTPPHPADFMHTSVSTDDSLQSWSSSAPLVFGATPPLETVLELSSTPPAESLWDVSLLSLSLQPSVTLSGSAFAGTAGLSRSVLGGLEDPKYATGSTVESVFPGVVSDSFVLASDEDALCSCSMELSASSSWFHASSHEPLPTSARGSPTLGLDSGAGPLSASGVGVDASGGLLFHAAVSPSLSSQFFPASHSDPPVSVAASATADSGPSASEENAAIPTSPPPSSPSASLLDPTTDGLVFDSSSSASGSAHGSLEGIDQEWDRVQSSASGEAPLDFSPHVFSTTPPSPELDQTPYDLEEHSSAFYFDSGSGSAFPPEVGGTVPLSGSEVTPAPPWSVGLGEESGSGQGESLYDNETSSDFSISEHTDRELEDDEPIADASNSSHESRVGSISEAQRKAVLPLAVISTLTVLALIVLIGILVYWRVCFQTAHFYINDTSSARVITAQPSAAPQDEEQTALPLKDFVEHVADLHSSQGFQREFEMLKESYEEVQECTVDMDMTTDSANLPDNKVKNRYSNILAYDHSRVRLSLQADKDGKTTDYINANFVDGFQKPGAYIAAQGPVKSSTEDFWRMIWERDVRTIVMITNLVEKGRRKCDQYWPLEMQEEYGNFLVTLKSSRVLAFHTVRTFSVWNSLGKKGSQKGRGKERIITQYHYTQWPDMGVPEFTLPLLSFIRKSSRAGQEGPGPMLVHCSAGVGRTGTYIALDSMLKQIQKEDRVNITGFLKHIRTQRNHLVQTKEQYIFIHDALVEAILSGETEVAAAHLHRYVGELLTPGPSGKTRLDKQFELLCQPEVQRSELSSALQESSRNRSTSVIPVGRSRVCLSTAAGETSDYINASYISGHRLRNEFIITQHPLPGTIRDFWRMVWDHNAPVIVSLPGPKAEEEEELCAFWPTKGQPLNYGVFTVSHRSENHVCLSNEDILVVQDYTLEATQDDYVLEVRHYQAACWPNPNTSISQTFELLRLVKEENSLKDGPIIIHDDVGGVTAGTFCALSSLMHQLEVEDTVDVFQAAKMINLMRPGVFSNIDQFQFLYKAMLSLVGTQEDQKTFQSSNSNGTIVVGAASTAESLESLV, from the exons TGGCAATAGATGTGGatggagacttttatttgagtGGAGGGGGTCTAAGGTCAAAGTTTAAGGTGGGACGCATCACATTCCACTGGGGGCGCTGCAACACCTCCTCCGAGGGCTCTGAACACAGTCTGGATGGAGTCAAGTACCCCCTTGAG atgcAGATCTTCTGCTATGATGACACCCAGTTCATCTCCTTAGATGAATCCATCAAGACCAGAGGCAGAATCACAGCGCTCGCCGTTCTAATCGAG ACGAGACCCGAGGACAACATGAACTTTGCTCCCATCATAGATGGTGTCCTGAGCGTGAGCAGATATG GTAAAAATGGAAGAGTGTCACCCTTCACCCTTCAAGGCCTCCTGCCAAACTCCACAGAAAAATACTTCACCTACAACGGCTCCCTGACCACCCCGCCCTGCCTGGACACTGTGGAGTGGATCGTCTTCAAGAATCCGGCGGCCATCTCTGAGCAGCAG CTGGAGGTGTTCTGTGAGGTGATGACCATGCAGCAGGCCGGCTACGTCATGCTAATGGACTACCTGCAGAACAACTACAGAGAACAGCAGGAGCAATTCGTGGGTCAGGTGTTCTCCTCCTACACAGGGGTGGAAGAGATCTCCACACCAG TCTGCAGCTGCGAGCCAGAGAACCTGCAGGCGACGCCACTGAACGTCAGCAGCGTGCTGGTGACGTGGGAGCGGCCTCGCGCCGTGTACGACTCCTTCATCAACATGTACTCCGTCACCTACAGACTGGCGGATGAAGAAGACTCTGAGTTGTTCAGATACTTGACTGATGGCGATCAGGATGTG GGGGCCATTCTGGATGATCTGTTAGCCAACAGAAGCTACGACGTTCAGGTGATGGCCATCTGCTCCAACGGCCAGAAAGGGCGAGTGAGCAACCTGCTGAGGGTCATGGCGCCCCTGGATTCTCCGG aaaactCTCCTGAGCTGGAGTATGAGGAGTATGAGGAG GACCTGTTGAGATCCGAGCTGTCCTGGAACGAACTTCACCAACCTAAGACTGATGACTTACATTGGGGTCCATTGAGGAGCACCACTGCCTCGCCGCCGCTTCCTGAGAATAAAGtcacagctgcagctccagaaagCACCACAGACTCAGGTCAAGCGCCGCCTACTTCAGAGGACACGCCCCACCGACCACCAGAAAGCTCCACCCCTTCATACACAGACGCCGAAACACTCGGTGTACGCCCCGACGACTCCTCTGATGGAGGAACCCTGACCCCCCCAAGCTCTGCTGATGGCTTGTGGTATATCACCGTGCCCCACGCAGGAGCTGCAGACACCTCCCCATCAGCATTTATCCATGGATATGGTGATGGAGATCTGTCCCCCAGAGCCACACTTGAACccacagaagctcctcctccttctacCAGAACGAGGACTTCCAGCTCGCTCCCCGTGTCTGCTCCTGACTCTGTCTTGTTGCGAGGTGTTCTTTTGCAGCCCACACAGCTGCCATCCAACGGTGAGCCGAGCTCTGTTTTTACCCCGTCCTCCTCTTCTGCCCCTCCCCTTCTGGATCCAAGCCCCGCCCTCTCTACCCGCTTGCTTGACCCTTCCGTGCTGTGGGGTGTGTTTTCCGCCTCTGCTCTGGACTCCCAGCATGCTGCTTCTGCACACCTCCCTAGCAAAGACCCGGCTCCTCCTTCAACCCTGTCTGCCTCCCCAACCCCACCCCACCCCGCTGACTTTATGCACACCAGTGTTAGTACTGATGATAGTTTGCAGTCCTGGTCCTCGAGCGCCCCCTTGGTTTTTGGTGCCACTCCCCCCTTGGAGACGGTGCTAGAACTGTCCAGCACCCCGCCTGCCGAGTCCCTCTGGGACGTGTCCCTGCTCTCTCTGTCCCTCCAGCCTTCAGTCACTTTGTCTGGGAGTGCTTTTGCCGGGACTGCCGGCTTGTCCAGGTCTGTGCTGGGGGGGTTAGAGGACCCCAAGTACGCCACAGGAAGCACCGTAGAGTCCGTCTTCCCTGGGGTAGTCAGTGACAGCTTTGTGTTAGCGAGTGACGAGGACGCTCTGTGCAGCTGCTCCATGGAACTGTCCGCCTCCTCGTCCTGGTTTCACGCCTCCTCTCATGAACCTCTTCCGACCTCTGCACGGGGCTCTCCTACCTTGGGGCTTGACTCTGGTGCTGGCCCCCTCTCGGCCTCTGGTGTGGGTGTGGACGCCTCGGGTGGCCTGCTCTTCCATGCTGCTGTCTCTCCCTCTCTATCCTCCCAGTTTTTTCCTGCCTCCCACAGTGACCCGCCTGTTTCTGTTGCAGCGTCAGCCACAGCAGACTCTGGGCCTTCGGCGTCCGAGGAGAACGCTGCCATCCCAACCTCCCCACCCCCGTCCTCCCCCTCTGCCTCCCTGTTAGATCCCACCACAGACGGACTCGTGTTTGACTCCAGCAGCAGCGCCTCTGGCTCTGCCCACGGATCCCTGGAGGGCATAGATCAGGAGTGGGACAGGGTCCAGAGTTCTGCCTCTGGGGAGGCTCCGCTCGATTTTTCCCCTCATGTCTTTAGCACGACCCCTCCCTCCCCGGAACTCGATCAGACCCCCTATGATCTGGAAGAGCACTCCTCAGCATTTTACTTTGACAGTGGAAGCGGCAGTGCCTTCCCCCCGGAGGTGGGGGGCACTGTGCCTCTCTCTGGCTCAGAGGTGACCCCAGCCCCACCCTGGTCCGTGGGGCTGGGGGAGGAGAGCGGCTCAGGGCAAGGCGAAAGCCTGTATGACAATGAGACGTCTTCTGACTTCAGTATCTCTGAACACACAGACAGAGAGTTGGAGGATGACGAGCCCATAGCAG ATGCTAGCAACAGTAGCCATGAATCCAGGGTGGGCTCCATCAGTGAAGCTCAGAGGAAGGCTGTGCTGCCTCTGGCTGTCATCTCCACCCTCACCGTCCTCGCTCTGATCGTCCTCATCGGGATTCTGGTTTACTGGAG agtGTGTTTTCAGACGGCGCATTTCTACATCAATGACACCTCATCTGCCAGAGTCATCACTGCACAGCCGTCTGCTGCGCCGCAGGATG AAGAGCAAACAGCGCTTCCTCTGAAGGACTTTGTTGAGCACGTGGCTGATCTTCACAGCAGTCAAGGCTTTCAGCGGGAGTTTGAG ATGCTGAAGGAGAGTTACGAG GAGGTGCAGGAATGCACAGTCGACATGGACATGACCACGGACAGCGCCAACCTTCCTGATAATAAAGTCAAGAACAGATACAGCAACATCCTGGCCT ATGACCACAGCCGAGTGCGACTGTCACTGCAGGCTGATAAAGATGGAAAGACAACAGACTACATCAATGCCAACTTTGTGGAT GGTTTCCAGAAACCAGGTGCGTACATTGCCGCTCAGGGCCCGGTGAAGTCCAGCACAGAAGACTTCTGGAGGATGATCTGGGAGAGAGACGTGCGCACCATCGTTATGATCACAaacctggtggagaaaggacGA AGGAAGTGTGACCAGTACTGGCCCCTGGAGATGCAGGAGGAGTATGGAAACTTCTTGGTAACACTGAAGAGCAGCAGAGTTTTGGCCTTCCACACTGTGAGGACCTTCTCAGTGTGGAACAGCCTAGGCAAAAAG GGCTCTCAGAAGGGGCGTGGCAAAGAACGAATAATAACACAGTACCATTACACCCAGTGGCCAGACATGGGCGTCCCAGAATTCACTCTGCCTCTGCTCAGCTTCATCCGCAAGTCCTCCAGAGCGGGGCAGGAGGGGCCGGGCCCCATGCTGGTGCACTGCAG CGCTGGGGTAGGCCGCACAGGAACGTACATCGCTCTGGACAGCATGCTGAAGCAGATCCAGAAGGAAGACAGAGTCAATATCACAGGCTTCCTCAAACATATCCGCACTCAGAGAAACCACCTGGTTCAGACTAAG GAACAGTACATCTTCATCCATGACGCCCTGGTGGAGGCCATCCTGTCTGGAGAGACAGAGGTGGCTGCGGCTCACCTGCACAGGTACGTGGGTGAACTGCTCACCCCGGGACCTTCTGGGAAGACACGTCTGGACAAACAGTTTGAG CTGCTCTGTCAGCCTGAGGTCCAGCGGAGTGAACTTTCTTCAGCTCTGCAGGAGTCCAGCAGGAACAGGAGCACTTCAGTCATTCCAG tTGGGAGGTCGAGAGTGTGTCTCTCCACTGCAGCAGGAGAAACCTCAGACTACATAAATGCATCCTACATTTCT GGTCACAGGTTGAGGAACGAGTTCATAATTACCCAGCACCCTTTGCCAGGCACCATCAGGGACTTCTGGAGGATGGTGTGGGATCACAACGCTCCAGTCATTGTGTCTCTGCCTGGG ccaaaggcagaggaggaggaggagctttgTGCCTTCTGGCCCACCAAAGGACAACCCTTAAACTATGGGGTGTTCACGGTGTCTCACAGGAGTGAGAATCATGTCTGTCTGTCCAATGAAGACATACTGGTGGTCCAGGACTACACGCTGGAAGCCACGCAG GACGACTATGTTCTGGAAGTAAGACATTACCAGGCTGCCTGCTGGCCAAACCCAAACACTTCTATCAGCCAGACGTTTGAGCTCCTCCGTCTGGTGAAAGAGGAAAACTCTTTGAAGGACGGTCCAATCATCATCCATGATGA TGTGGGTGGGGTCACAGCAGGAACGTTCTGCGCTCTGTCCTCTCTGATGCATCAACTGGAGGTTGAAGATACCGTCGATGTGTTCCAAGCGGCCAAAATGATAAACCTCATGAGACCAGGAGTCTTCAGCAACATC